In Persephonella sp., one genomic interval encodes:
- a CDS encoding chloride channel protein has product MIPVIIGLLAGIFAILFLKAIYFFTDTFLVKFVGYIPPLPLGEGGEENYTFIMKHPYLLPISTAIGGIIVGILVHLFSPESAGVGTDAAIRAFHKRIPLGLKTSIWKLITSAITIGSGMVSGKEGPIALIGAGIGSFVGRLFKLSDRERNIALAVGLGAGIAGVFKAPFAGAIISSEVFYKKDFEVDALIPSFIASFVAFIVVGSIFGFSPLFLVRLPEFDGFSIFDFLSYLILGISTAIIARIMIFALDEAKRFFDRLEVHPALKPGIGGFMVGIIGMTIPVAIGTGYGWLQLIMLDRLEYLPEWKIFIGIFLVIIAFAFTLGSGGSGGVFGPSLVIGGLTGASVYNILHSLGVPDSSSFNITAMTVVGMVSTFAAAAKAPLSTIILVAEITGGYQLLVPATVAVAISHFLSGEKSIFKSQVDTKLDSAAHQDEIKYLILNRYLVKDIMKKEVITISPESTVLYASKFMQEYRISALPVVDKEGKVIGLVTSNDLIKACNIKQEQTLIYEIMNDNPICITDELTLFETLSIFVENNISVAPVVNNSEEKILIGIISDYDIGKVLTGK; this is encoded by the coding sequence ATGATTCCCGTCATTATAGGACTCCTCGCTGGTATTTTTGCAATCTTATTCCTTAAAGCTATCTATTTTTTCACAGATACATTTTTAGTTAAATTTGTAGGTTATATACCTCCTTTACCTCTGGGGGAAGGGGGAGAAGAAAATTACACATTTATAATGAAACATCCTTATTTATTACCTATTTCCACAGCTATTGGTGGTATTATTGTTGGTATTCTGGTTCATTTGTTTTCTCCCGAATCTGCCGGAGTTGGAACAGATGCAGCTATAAGGGCATTTCATAAAAGAATTCCTCTCGGGCTAAAAACGTCTATCTGGAAGCTCATTACTTCTGCAATAACAATTGGTAGTGGTATGGTATCTGGGAAAGAAGGTCCTATTGCTCTTATTGGTGCTGGTATTGGCTCTTTTGTAGGTAGATTGTTCAAACTATCAGACAGGGAAAGAAATATTGCCCTTGCTGTCGGACTTGGTGCCGGAATTGCAGGTGTTTTTAAAGCTCCTTTCGCAGGTGCAATTATTAGTTCTGAAGTATTTTATAAAAAAGATTTTGAGGTTGATGCTTTAATTCCCAGTTTTATCGCTTCATTTGTTGCTTTTATTGTTGTTGGTTCTATTTTTGGATTTTCTCCTTTATTTCTTGTTAGACTGCCGGAGTTTGATGGTTTTAGCATATTTGACTTTTTATCTTATCTGATTTTAGGAATTTCTACTGCAATTATAGCCAGAATAATGATTTTTGCACTGGATGAGGCTAAGCGTTTTTTTGATAGACTTGAGGTTCATCCTGCGTTGAAACCTGGAATAGGCGGATTTATGGTTGGGATTATAGGAATGACAATCCCTGTTGCTATTGGAACAGGATATGGCTGGCTTCAGCTTATTATGCTGGATAGGCTTGAGTATCTTCCGGAATGGAAGATTTTTATAGGAATATTTCTTGTTATTATTGCCTTTGCTTTTACATTAGGTTCAGGTGGTTCCGGAGGTGTGTTTGGTCCCTCCCTTGTTATAGGTGGTTTAACAGGAGCTTCTGTTTATAATATTTTGCATTCATTAGGAGTTCCCGATAGCTCATCTTTTAATATAACAGCTATGACTGTTGTTGGTATGGTTTCTACATTTGCAGCGGCTGCTAAAGCCCCTTTATCTACTATTATCCTGGTTGCCGAGATAACAGGTGGATATCAACTACTTGTTCCTGCAACTGTGGCTGTTGCCATATCTCACTTTTTATCAGGGGAAAAGAGTATTTTCAAAAGTCAGGTTGACACCAAACTGGATTCAGCCGCCCATCAAGATGAGATTAAATATCTAATCTTAAACAGATATCTTGTTAAAGATATTATGAAAAAAGAGGTTATCACTATAAGCCCTGAAAGCACGGTTTTATATGCCAGTAAATTTATGCAGGAATATAGAATTTCTGCTCTTCCTGTTGTGGATAAAGAGGGAAAAGTTATTGGCTTAGTAACAAGTAATGACCTGATTAAAGCCTGTAATATAAAGCAGGAACAAACCCTTATCTATGAAATAATGAATGATAATCCTATATGTATAACAGATGAGTTAACATTATTTGAAACCTTGAGTATATTTGTTGAAAATAATATTAGTGTTGCTCCGGTAGTTAACAACTCAGAAGAAAAGATTTTGATAGGTATTATTTCTGATTATGATATAGGTAAAGTCCTTACAGGTAAATAA
- a CDS encoding HTH domain-containing protein, with the protein MSMEEKVLEALEKAGKPLKSGEIAEITGLDKKEVDKVIKKLKKEGKIQSPKRCYYAPAV; encoded by the coding sequence ATGTCTATGGAAGAAAAAGTTTTAGAGGCCTTAGAAAAAGCCGGTAAACCATTGAAAAGTGGGGAAATAGCAGAAATTACCGGTTTAGATAAGAAGGAAGTCGACAAAGTTATTAAGAAATTAAAAAAGGAAGGTAAAATTCAATCTCCAAAAAGATGTTATTATGCCCCTGCTGTCTAA
- a CDS encoding iron-sulfur cluster assembly scaffold protein: protein MFEYTEKVMDHFMNPRNLGEIPNPDGYGQCGNPSCGDAMLFTIKVNKENDVIEDVKFKTFGCGSAIAVSSVLTEMVKGKPIDYALNLTYKEIFEELGGLPSQKIHCTNLGLETLHVAIKDYLLKQGRVEEANKIPDCIEEEEEEGIDLEHIG, encoded by the coding sequence ATGTTTGAATATACAGAAAAGGTAATGGATCACTTCATGAATCCAAGGAACTTGGGAGAAATACCTAATCCTGATGGATATGGACAGTGTGGTAACCCATCTTGTGGAGATGCAATGCTTTTTACAATAAAAGTAAACAAAGAAAATGATGTTATAGAAGATGTTAAATTCAAAACATTTGGATGTGGTTCTGCTATAGCAGTTTCTTCTGTTCTTACAGAAATGGTAAAAGGTAAGCCTATAGACTATGCACTTAACCTGACTTACAAAGAAATTTTTGAAGAGCTTGGGGGACTTCCTTCACAAAAAATACACTGCACAAACCTCGGACTTGAAACACTCCACGTTGCTATCAAGGACTACCTTCTGAAACAAGGTAGAGTTGAAGAAGCTAACAAAATTCCTGATTGTATAGAAGAAGAGGAAGAAGAAGGTATTGACTTAGAACATATAGGGTAA
- a CDS encoding (2Fe-2S)-binding protein, protein MEKDIFSMDKDTTICFCNDVSLGEILQAIQNGACTLDDIMDATDAGTACGLCKSPEDDPDGEREVHLTEILQQAKEKGICPE, encoded by the coding sequence ATGGAGAAAGACATTTTCTCAATGGATAAAGATACAACAATATGCTTCTGCAATGATGTCTCTTTAGGGGAAATACTGCAGGCTATCCAGAATGGAGCCTGCACCCTTGATGATATTATGGATGCTACAGATGCAGGCACTGCCTGTGGTCTGTGTAAATCCCCTGAAGATGACCCAGATGGAGAAAGAGAAGTTCATTTAACAGAGATATTACAACAAGCTAAAGAAAAAGGTATATGTCCAGAATAA
- a CDS encoding sulfurtransferase TusA family protein — protein sequence MDLENIKPDITHDATGTFCPIPITELAKVMKQAKKGQIVELLADDEGAIQDVPAWCETTGNEFLGYKEEDGVYVFYVKKTQD from the coding sequence ATGGATTTAGAAAATATAAAACCTGATATTACCCATGATGCAACAGGGACTTTTTGCCCAATCCCTATAACAGAACTTGCAAAAGTGATGAAACAGGCTAAAAAAGGACAGATTGTTGAACTTCTTGCAGATGATGAAGGAGCTATTCAGGACGTTCCTGCATGGTGTGAAACAACAGGAAATGAGTTTTTAGGATATAAAGAAGAAGATGGCGTATATGTATTTTATGTAAAGAAAACTCAGGACTGA
- a CDS encoding NifU family protein: MVKTREQEVENVLEMIRPALALDMGDIKLVKVEDDTVYLELLGACSTCPVPDITMKDVIIVAIKNFLPWVKKVHIGQHKFEIQT; the protein is encoded by the coding sequence ATGGTTAAAACAAGAGAGCAAGAAGTAGAAAATGTTTTAGAAATGATTAGACCTGCTTTAGCATTGGATATGGGGGATATTAAACTTGTAAAAGTAGAAGATGATACTGTTTATCTTGAACTTCTTGGAGCCTGCTCTACATGTCCGGTGCCTGATATAACAATGAAGGATGTTATTATAGTAGCGATTAAGAACTTCTTACCATGGGTTAAAAAGGTTCATATTGGACAACATAAATTTGAAATACAAACATGA